Part of the Vigna angularis cultivar LongXiaoDou No.4 chromosome 1, ASM1680809v1, whole genome shotgun sequence genome, AGCTCATCTTTGTAGGGAACCGAGTTTCATGTGTGTTTTATGATGAAGTTCATCagattaagttaaattttacaGGCTAGGACAATATCTGTGAGAAGTGATTCTGGAGATGAAGTTCTGTCCTATACACGGGAAGTTAATGACGATGCTTTAgcaaataaaattgaaacaaaaacatTGGGAGCCTCGGTAATGCTTGCTAAAGATAATGAATTTAACAGCAACAAAGAGTTAAAGGCAAAGTTAGAAAAAATGGCCAAGGATCTTGAAGAAGTACGGTTACTTAATGACCAATATCAAGAGGAATGGATAATACAATTAACTCAGAAACAGGAGACCGAAAGAATCTGTCGAGAGGTTGAGATGGAGACAACCAATACAATTCTTCAGTTACAGGAAGAGCTTTCCCATCTTCAGTCAGAGTTTGAAGAGAGGTTATGCACCACTGCTCACGAAAATACAGAGCTAAGAGATATTATtgctgaaaaagaaaaggaaattaaGTCACAGAGTTTAGACTGGGAAAAAGCAATATTGGAACTAACAACCTTCCTTCTGGAAGGCTCAAGATCTCTCAAAGAGGCCTATGGTCAGGTAAAAAGCATTTCTTGTTCATTTCCCCAGGTCAATTCTTGGATTTGTGAGCATGTTGACATGGCTGTCAAAAAGTATATTGAGAAGGAGGAAACAATTCTCCTGCTACAAAATAGCTTGGAGGATGCACAGAAGATGGTATTGGACATGGAGGTGAAATTAAGTTCCTTAAGGGAAGCAACTGTAACCTTAAATGCATTTCAACAGATAGACAAGAAGGAAGACATTGAGGAGGCAATTGAGTTGCAAGTGTTGTTAAATGAGAAGACCAATATGATAAGGATGctagaaaatgaaataaatcataaaagcaatcaACTTTGTAAAGCAACTAAACAAGCTGATGCTGCGTTCCTTGTAGCAAAATGGCTCTCTGATAATTATAAGATAGCTCACATGAATGGTGCTGTTCAAGACGTTTCCATTCCTGAACTTGATGTGCAAGGCAAACTTGGAAATTGTACTATTTCTGAGAATCAAGATGTCCTGAATAATTTGATACTAAATGATCTTAAGTCTCAGGTTGAGTTAACTAAACTTGAGGTAATTGAGATGGAGAACGCAATTAAAGCGTCTTTTATTGATACAGAAATACAGACAGAAGCTTTCCAAACTGGTGTTACAGGGCTTACTTCTGCTTACAGGGACTTGATTCAGGACATTGTCAAGGAAACTCGGGACATCAGGAAAGAAATAAGGGATATGAGGATGTATCACACGAGTTTTGAGGGTTATACAGTAGACTACTCAATATCAAATGCAAACAAATGTCAGGAGTTTGTGAACCAACATGACAAACTGCATCAGATAAAAGAGCAACTTCTTGAAGTGAATAGAGGATTGAATGGCATCGGGAGTCTTATTAGCACAGAAGCATATGTTTCTAGCTTACAATTAGTTGATGTTGATGAAGATCTTGTAAATGCTGATGAATTGAGCACTGATAGTTCGTCACTCTCTGATTTGTCAACTGAAATTGAAAACTTTGCTTCTGAACAAACGATAGACCTAAAATCTGAAATATCCGCTGTAATTCAGTCTGATGGTTGCAAATCATCAAATCCAGGAAAGCTCACTGAAAGACCAGTTCTCAACGAAGTAGTAGTGTCTTGGCTGGGTAAAGAATTAAATGCCTCATATGATGGTTTTCAAAGACTGTATCTTTCGTTGTCTGCATTCCTTCGAGAATTGGATGATGGATTCTGTTCTTACTCAAAAGGTATCATTTCACTACTTCCATTTTTCCTTTCATATAAATACAGTTTTTTAAATGTCACATCTATTCGTATTTAGTCATATGAAAAGCAAATAGAAGACTAAATCATGTCGTGGTGAATGACAGAACTGAACAGGGAGGATCTATTTTTCCAGTTGAGCTTGCAGAAAGACGAAGCAGAGAGTGGGAATGACAGAGAGGTATGTAGCTTTCCATTTAGTTGCCTAAATAAGAAATAAGTGACCAATTATTAAGTTTACTGCTTGTTTGTCAAAGTACAAGAATATAGGGCTGTTTCTTACATTCTCTTATTTCTCTATCTCTGCACAGATATTCGGTTATGGGGAGACAAGGCCTGATGATCGTTTCTTAACCAAATTTATGGAAGCTCATGCAACAGTGAAGGAAGCCGATCTTACACTGCATGCATTGACAAAAGCATATGAAGATTCTAAACAGTTGACTGCTATGTGGAAGCACTCTGGTGAAATCTTGATGCTTGAGAGAGCAAGCTTGGAAGAAGAGATTCAAAAACTCAAATCTTCAGTTTGTcacaaagaagaagagaatcaATTGTTAAAGGACAACATCCATTTCAGTTTGATAGAGATGGCAAATTTGGTTTCTATGCTAGAAGAGCATTTATTGCAAATTCAAACTGATGTGGAGAAGAAGTTTTTGACAATGTATTCTGATATTCTTTTGACTGGGCAGGAGATGCTAGACTTTATGAAAAATATGAGATCATTGGTAGAAGATATTTTCTCTCAGATGGTGGATGGAGGATCTTTATCTTTTGTTCTGTACAATTGCTGTGTAACAGAGCTTGTCAGTAAATTTGCCTATGCCACTATGAACCTTGATTTGCAATCAGCCAGACAAGGGGAATTGCATTATTTGGTAAAAAATTCCTCTAGTGTTGCAGACCCTGTAATTAGTACGGGCAATGCAGGTGCGGTGAAAACAGACGAATGTGTTTTAATCCAGAAGGTGCCTGAGCAGCCAGATTTGCCCAATGTcatattatatgaaaatatggCTCTTAGAAAGGAGTTAGAGAGGAAGCAAGTGTTATTAGAGGGCTTACTATTTGACTTTAGGCTATTGCAAGAATCAGCTTCTAACAGCAAGGACATTAAGGATCAGACTGAGAAGTTAATATGTTCTCTTAGCCAAGTTCGGTATGAGCTGGAGACTAAAGCAAGTCAGCTTGATGATATACTGGTTCAGAACAGAAAACTTGAAGGTTCTCTAGTTAATACCGAGAAAGCCTTAACTACGTCCCAATATGAGCTTAAACTTGCTAAAGAATCGATTGAGAAACTTTCTAATCAAAATGTGGAGTTAAGGGAGCTTCTGAAAGATTTATATGCCTACAAAACTGAAGCTGAAGGTAAATTGGATGAACATAGAGAGGTGATTAGAGGTTTGGAAAAAGAGATTACTAATTTGACAGCTTCACTGGAAAACCAATCACTTTCCTTGTTTGAAAGCATTGAGGATGAACTAAACCAGGTAATAATAGAGAGAGACCAACTCCATGAAGAAGTTTGTGTCTTGACTGGTAAGCTTGAGATGGCTTATTCCTTGGCCGATGAAAAGGAAGCTATTGCCATGGAAGCACATCAGGTATGTATGTGCTGATTATTCTTTTACTTTCAAATAATTCTTATTGGTGAAACCACCTTTAGCGGAGCTGAAATATCATTTGTAGGAGTCAGAGTCTAGTAAGCTGTTTGCTGAGCAAAAGGACGAGGAAGTCAAGATTCTGGAACATTCTGTTGAGGAGCTTGAGTCTACCATAAATGTTTTGGAGAAAAAGGTTAGTTTCATGTATGATTCCCTTGTATAAGGATTACGGAAAAGATTTTTGGGAGGTAATTCAAAGTGATGAAGcttagtaattttattattgtttaatacCACTACTTTTTTCAGTAATATTATTAAGGCTCAATAGGATAACTGAACTGGTCTTTTACATATTAACTTCTTTATGACTTGAATGGAATTGTCATAGGTACATGAAATGGATGAGGAGGTGGGAAGACATCGTTCAATCAGTGATTCACTAAGAATGGAACTCCAAGCTTTGAAAGAGAGATTATTGTTAGTTGACAAATTTCCCAAGAATGTTGATTCAGAAAGCACAAGCGTTCAAACTGATGAGCAGATATCCAGGTTAGAGCTGCTATTCCTTCCTTGATATGTATTATAGTTTATTGTTGATCAACTGTAGGTGTAgatctttttcactctcataaCAACCTGATTAGTCGATGAAGTGGATATACAAGATTAtagtgtaaaataatttttacatgaAAAGTTGGTCCagattattttccttttctgattTGATTTCTTCCTTGTTCATCTTTTGAAAACCCTGATGCAGGCAACATAATGAAGTACTGGAACTTCATGAAGCACTAAGTCGGATAAGGTTTCTTGAAAAGGAAAATGCAGAACAAGATAAAGAGGTATTTTTACCAGACTCCCAAGATAATTACAACacatttaaatttcattacCAGACTCCCAGAACTCTGacatttttgtatattttctgGAAGATTAAAAGGTGCAAAGAGTATATATCCGAAATTGTGTTGCATGCTGAAGCCCAAGCATCACAGTACCAACAAAAGGtacaaaaatataagtttatgtTTTATCAGCTAATTTTGTGGGTCACATTGAGTTGAAAGCAAGTTTAGTAACAATATTCTTATTTGAATACCAGAAACTTTGTATCATCTTTTATTCTTACATTATCATACTCTTTTGCTTCTTTTATCCGTCTTGGTTAGTACAAGTGCCTGGAGTCCATGTTCCTTGAAGTGAAAACAGAAACATCAAATTCAACGTCAGTGGTACCAGCACcagagaaaaatgagaaaatctCAGTAAGGACAAGAGGTTCGAGCTCACCATTCAGATGCATTTCAAATCTTGTTCAGCAGATGAATCAGGAGAGAGATCAAGAACTATCGGTGGCTAGGTTACGTGTGGAAGAACTAGAGACACTTGCAACTAGAAGGCAAAATGAGGTCTTTACCATTTTAGACGATTGGAGAGTACATATTAAATCATTTTCATATTATAGATATAAAGGTTGTAGACAatacatgaaaagaaaaaataaaaaaataaaaatgctgGTCTCAAGAATCTATATTAGAATGTTGTTTAATTGTCATTCATAACTCATCTCAACCTAAACCAATATCaccttttgttttttgttggATTTCTTTTCTTCGACGCCTTAATTTTTACATGACTTAGTGATGGAACAATGTTTACTATCTGGCTCACGGACtaaggttttatttttctttttcttaaaacaatttttgttaGAGTTAGCCAATAATTAAGCTGCAGGCCAGGTATATAATTTAAGGTATAGGAATAACGGAACTACTTCATATAGATTTTGTAACAGCAGTAAGAAAATTTAGCACAATAATCACTCAATGCATATTGGTCTAAATTTTATAGTGGATCAGGTGTTCGTGCTACAAACAAGGTTGGCCGCTACTGAAAACATGACTCATGATGTCATTCGGGACCTTCTTGGTGTAAAGTTGGACATTACCGACTATGCAGTAAGTTTCAGATTCATTTATAATTGTGGGGAGTTGATGGTTGTGATTTCTTATTGCCTCGCGTTTTTGCTTTTGGTATGTTATAGAATTTGATAGACGAAAACCAAATTGTGAAATTAGTGGAGGAGGCTCAGCATCATAGAGAAGAGTTCTTAGCAAAGGTACGTAGAGTCAAAATCAAGGTGTATACTATATTTTATCACGTGCTTGTCTTAATTACCATCCTTTTCTCATTAGGAAAGAGAGAACCTCGATCTAAGACAGCAGATAAATGATCTCGTTGAAGAAAGAGTGAGGTTAGTATACCTCAGAAACCATGTCTTAGCAATCTGCTTTCCGTGTGTTTTCAATTTGGTATAGCTCATGATTAAGGAGTTCTTTTTCGCAATTAAACTATTTAGATTGGATGATTTAAAACAGCAAAAGGTTCAAAACTTTCATTTCATAATTCCATTCTTCTCATTTGTGACTCAGCTGCATATCGGAACTGAAAACCAAAGAGGCAGATATACTTGCTACTCAGATAGCACTGCAGCAACTACAAGAACGAGATCAGTTGCTCTGTGCACAAAATGAAATGTTGAAGGTATATCAGAAGACATATTTGTGATTTGAGTTTCCCAAAGAATTCAAAAAAATCTTATTGTAACGGTTTCTGGTAGATGGACAAGACCAATCTCTTGAGGAAGGTTGCAGAATTGGATGACGCGGTAAAAACTCTAGTTGGGACACGAAATACCCATCCTCCTCCACAGTCATCAAAGACTAAGGCATGTCTACATAACTTTCTATTTTTGGTAAAGGAACCCTTTTCCTTATGTGCAATTCATTTTGTTGATTACAGGACAAAGGTGCTTTAAATATGGGTACAGTTGGATCCAGTAAAAGGTTGTCTCAACCCGAACGACGTCTTTCTCGTCTTAATGACGAGTCTGTTCGTTTCCGCAAATTTGCTGATAATAATTCACAAGGCTAAATAAGCTAACTGTACATACACTCTTCACACGCACGAGAGAGAAGCATAATTTTGCCAAAGAAAAAATGTACGCATATCCCATTTGTTAGGAAAATAACATTTGCCAATTGGCAAGTGTTCTCCTTTATTATATCCCTCACCTCGGGGAGTAAATTAAGTTCTTATTTGATTTGTATTTGTTCAAGTTTTCAGTTAACAAATTCCAGGTTGTCATCTTCAATTTTCCACCAATGGTATTAGTAGGCTCTACGTTCTTTTTTTCTCCTGTAAAATTTATCATCTGATAACCAATTAATTGTCTCTATCTGATTTACTGTTACTCCAATTGAAACTTTCCTACGGGTGAAAAGATATCAATTGAAACAATACATTATATATgcaagaaattgatcaaatttattaatttaatattaagaatacttaataatttatgaaaagatatcaaatttatctattcaataTTAGGAATACTTAATAATTTatccattatttttaaaattcaataaattccCTAATTAATATCactaattttttcataattaaatttttattgatagTTTTAAACGTTAAGTATCATGGATTAATTCAATCGGCTGTAATATGAATTCAGAGTCACCGATCactgattaaattaatttagaataaattaatagTAAAGTTTGGATTTTCGTTGGTATTGAATGTCTGTTCAACTACATAcggaaaatattttcattttttcgtTAGGGCTCATTGATCCGAATAACCCAAAcattaatagaataaattaatagaGCAAAACATGAGTTAAAACAAACGAATTGCAGTTGCAtacaacatataaataaaaagtaatattatagCGACCATCCCATGTTCTACAAGTCAATTCAATCTACTAATATACATTCCTACCTTCGTTTTCCTGAATTTTCTTCCACGTTTCAAATTATCCGAACTTCCATATACACTAGAAACTTTGTTAGATGCTATTTACATAAAAAGTATACCTGTATGTAGTACCTGTTATAAACAAAAAGTGCTCAGTATTGCTTTTTCCTTCCTCTGGAGTCTAATCGACACGTGATTGAGTGCTTCCGCGATCATCAATCTGTTCAACAGTATGCCAAAAAAAGCAGCAAAGGAAAATAACCAATCAAAAATTTGTTTTCAGTCAACAAGATCTGATTATATCTTTTTGAATCAATTCACCAAAACTGGATGAACCATTCACTACTTATTTGGACTGAAAGCCACCCGCACCTCACTGGCACAGAAAAATGGTccagaaaaaggaaataaatgaTGAGTACCTTAAAATTCTGGTATTTCATGATGAGCCTCATATACTGATCCCTTGCATCAGGGTTACGAACCATGGACTTGACTCTATCGAGAGCTTTCTTTACATCATCTGATTTCTGTCTCCTCCCAACGCTAAGAAAGTCATATTCATCAATGCCAACCGGCTGCCCTCCCCGGAATCCTCGCAGACCAGCTCCTTTCCGTCTCCAACGAAGTATTGCTTTTTCCACAATGCTAACAGACCACACAACTTTTTTGTATTGCTTTTGAACTTGGTGTCCTCTGATGTGAGCCTATACAGAAGAATATTGTTAACTGAAGATCTAATACTGTCTtcatcacaaaataaaataattaaaagctGGCATATTGACACAAAGGATGCATATACAGTGAACATGTATACTGCATTAGCCCAGTATATGGTAAAGAGTATAGGCATCAATATGATTTTCACGACACAAAGTACCTGGATTTTTACAATGCGGTTGCGTATCTTCAAAAAGTCCTTTCTTCCTTTCCATCCACGATATCTCTTTTGAATCTTTAAGGCTGCAAAATGTAAATAATCCTCAAAGTGATACATGTTCTGTACCTTGCTCAAAGAATCGGCAACTATGTCAAGTACTGAGTCTGAAATATCACTTCCACTTTTGGCTAATTGTCTCTGACAGAATGACCTTGCTCTAAAGGCTGCTAGGATTGAAGCAGCTGCATGAGCTGATTTTCGAAACACAGCAAGGGACTCTTTGAGGTAGTGCTGCTCATAAATTGTCAAATTAGACGAATCATCTTCAACAGACTGAAAAGCACTGTCAGTTGCTATGGTTGTGGCAATGTTACCAGTCTCATTTTCCTTGACAGTCAGTATAGATAATCGATTTATCAGATCTGCCTCGGCCAAATACCCAGCAATGCCTTTATGTCCTCTACTTGAAGCTAAATCAGCAGCTGTTTGACCTGGAGGAAGTGCTGACGTTGGATCCTCAACAGCACCTGGTGCTGCGCCTAATTTGACAAGAGCAATAACAGTTTCTTCTCTAGAGAGAAGGAACCATAAAAGAGTAAGATTAATTCACAAGTTAAGTAAATTACTGTACAGCCAATAAAATAGTGTGCTGCTGATGAGAACATAAAGAAGGGCAAGGAGACAATATGTAATGAGAATCATCCCCAACAACATGAAACTAGGCATACAAGTTTCCAGTATGGATGAAAAAAATTCAGGTTTTGAGAAACAAAATTCATATAATGCCTAAGAGTATAATagagaatataattttattcctCCAGTGAGAAAATCAAGAAGAATGATACAGGAATTACAAAATGAATTTTAGGTGAAGATAATGCCCTGGTAATACCAGATACAAGCATGGAAAGTTCTTAACATAAAGAGGTTCTGACCTCCCAAAATACGAAGCCCAATGGAGTCCTGTTCTTCCACGATTGTCTCTGAAGTTAGGACTGATACCAGCAGCAACCAACGGGGCCATAGCCCACACATAACCAAGTGCAGCTGCTAAATGTATTACTCCTTGGCCCTCAGCATCCAACACATGTGATCCTTTTCCTCCTTCATGAACCTTGTATATCAACCACTCATAAAGCTTGTCTCTCATTAATCTCTGAAATAGTACATCTCTAGGGTTTATATGATCAATTCCATCAATCTGGAAAGTTTCTTTAAATACTCCACTATCACCTCTCATGGAATACATTATTCCCTTGAGTTTACATTTTTCACAACCAGAAACAGAGCACTTCAACAAATTATTGTCAGATCCCAAGTCTACTAGTTTAAGAAGTCGTATTTGAAGTCGGACCTCAACTTCTGGTGAGATTTTAATACCCAAAGGACCTAAACATTTGGTTGGatgttcatcaaattgaaattCCCTGACCTCACTGCAAGCTAACCTATTACTGCAGGTAACATAGAATGGTACACGGCCAGATGAGTGCAAAGGAGTCTGACACTGTATCACATTACCTGCTAAAGCTTCAGCAGAAACCTCAATTTCACCAAACATACATCCCCATTTGGTTTCACTAGAGGGCTTTTTACTTCCGATAAATGTGCCAACTATTAAAACCTTTTCACAGAAGGAAGGAAGAAATAAATCAAAACCAGATTTTGTATGGCGAACTTATGAATatacaattacaaaaaatttcACGGATGTGCATGAAGAGGCACACACCTTTGTTCTAACCCCAGTATATGCCCACTCTGGAGAAAAGTCATGGATACTAAATAGTTGCTCTTGGGAAAGAGAAGGGCCTAATGAATCCATATCCAACTGTATGTGTTGTAAACTAGATACCTCCTTATCCTCATTATGTGCACCAAGTGTACTCCAATAATTACTAGAATCTGAAGCCATCAAGGAATTTTCACAGTCTCCACCAATCTCCTTATCCATCCACCTTCCAAAACTATCAAGTTTCTTGATTTCCCCAGTTTCAGCCTGTTTTGATTCCCCATCTTTAAGTTTCTGTTCAACTAGCGCTTTGGTAGTTGCAACAATTGGATGATCATTATGATCATATAATTGAGCACAGAATGTATCTAGACCATCCTCGTTTTGCACCTGTCACAGCGTAATTAAATTCGTTAAAAAAGAGGTTACATTTGGGAAGAAGCATGAAATTAAACTGTAAAAAGAAACAACAGGAACAACATTGCCTTTGGAACATCCAGAAGCATACAGGATATATCGGATGAACATATTATCAAGCATGATAGTCAGGCACACCATAGACCAAGAGATTTTAAAATACATGCATTTCAGATGCATTGACAAAATTAATGATTACTTGGACTGTTTAGATTTGTGTTTCAAACTCAGGAGCATAAATCTACCCAAACTTTGAGGCTATAAAAGTGTTGATATTCTAAATTACTACACCTGACCAACAGTCAGTAAATTTTCTTCAACTTGTTGGATGTACATGTGGCTATCTCTGAAAATTACACCATCTTGCATTTTGTTAACAGCATCTATCTTAGCCTTGTTTAGTAGATGAACAGTGAAGTCAGCTTCCGAGCTTTCAACAGATCCTTCATTATGATGTCTTTCATCAtgcatataaattttgtttctgCAAGAATTCTGAGCTAACGTCCTCTGAGAGAAGACAGTACCAGGAGAATAGCTAGGGAAAGTAGATGACAACGTTGAAATCAAGGGGTTCCTCACCAACTCAGAAAACCCTAATTCATAAAAGTAAAATGGCATGAGCCAcattaaaaattcatataaaactGCCATATGGTCAACCATAATAGCCCAAGAGTACCATTTGCATGGGCCAGAATGAAAAGATACAGTTAAAGGCACGATGAGAGTGAAGGAGGACCAAGGCAATAGGCATTGCCTTTGTCACTAAAATCTCATccaacaatacaaaataaaataatgattgcATTTCAagatgaattaaaataaatcaacacTTTTATTGGTgaaatttattagaaagtaaATCGTAAATCAGAAAGTTTAACTTCTTTAACTGTCATTTGACAGTAAGCACTTTGTATATATACTCTGTTTTCCTAATATGCAATACATCTCGTATTCACTATCTCTGCattgattttctctcttcctgtgctctctctctctctcccttttGCTACCACACACTCTATCAATCCCTatcaaaatttacattaaaaggtattaaaattcaaatatcaaaatgaaaacaatccCTCAAATATAATAAACCAAGTAACTTGGTGTAAGAGCATTAAGAAAGATCACTAGCACAAAACAATACATTTTAAAAGCATCCTTACTTTGtcacaaaagataaaaataatggcAATAGGGAAGCACTTCCGATGAAATTAATTCACAACTGACATAACAAACTTAATCCTAATTTATTTCATATCATTCTTTATAATTTGAATGAGTACTACGTCCACAGTATTGTAAAACTTACCAGCAACTTCATGTGTAAAAGAAGGTGAACTGTGAATTATGGAATTGCTGATAGGCTGAGCATGAGAGGAGGCTTGAGGACCATCTTTTGAATTGACATCCTCATACTCTGAAGAGTGTCCATTCTGATCCACTTTATTTGCACTTGATGTGAAAGATGTTTGAACTACAGATATTGGTGTTTTTGTTCTGGTAGAGGAAAGCACTGAACTATTTTGAGAGCTACCAACCAGGGTTACTGGAACTACCGGAAAAGGAGAGATGCCAGATTTGCAACCCTTCAAAGTTTAAATCAAACAAAGTACATATACATGAACAAAAACATTGCAAACTtggagaataaaaataatatcagaAAGGTCCATTAACAGGTCAATCATTAGTCCGACTTTTTGATTGGTCACAACTCACGAAAGTGGCTCATCGTTAAACATAAGCTTGGAAGAAAgataatagaaagaaaaatcaacATAGTGGAGCTTAACACTAACAAGAATAAACTGGATTCTGGTGTTAACTGATACATAGTATTTTCATACCAATAATAATGTGGTTTGCATTCATTTTGTTCAATTAGTATTAGGTTACCCTTATTAGttttatcctttgaaactcttgataagtttttctttttgttttaagacTTTAAGGAGATCTGGAACTAGGTAATCTAGCTTTGGAACTTGAAGGGTGAAAGTTTGAGGTGATTAAGAATGCAAAACATCAACAACACAGCAGCATCATGTCTAGATAGTTTTATGATATACaataaaaagtgcaaaaaaagagaagaacacATGTATACCTCTTTAATTTCACGATAATGAACAAGGACAACGTGCTCTAACTGCCTGCAAAAAATACCATTTTTAAGTTGCCAGAATTTTTGTTGTCAATGCTAAGACCATAAAAAGTGGCGTAGCCCATTATTTCATGCAGACCTAAATCCTCAAAAAACAATTCCATTAAAAAAAGGGTCCACTTCTTACGGCAATCTTATTTCTgagttttcaatttattataatgtttgATTTTCATCATCAACCCATGAAACATGgcatttctttatttaattattcacATTGAAATGTtttgtgtattttaaaatttgtgttttcattataaaaataaacccACCCATTTGTGCATCATTTCTTTACAGATTGCTACTCCGCAAGGTCCAGGCTGGGATTTGTTAATTTTGGCCCCTTaagaaccaaaagaaaaagaaataacagaaaaaaaattattttctatgttCTGCACAAATGGAAACTTTAGACTCAATCTATTAttgctcaaattttcaaataaacttACAGATTGACCAGATATATTAGCAATTAGCAAAAAAAAGCACCACACTCTCCTAAGAAAAATCCAAGATAGGACATAAAAATCCTGAAATTAATAGAATGACAGAAACTCACTGGTCAAGCATCCAAAAACTTCTTCGTTGGAAGTTTTCATTATCCTCTCCATGGGCATAGTAACAATGCAAGACATCCACACTACCAacctacattttaaaatatagcgAAATAATTAAGCAATTCACGggtccaaaataaaattaaacaaaaaggGGGAATGGCCTTCATTACACACACAAACAcgtgtgtgtatgtgtttttATTTGACACAATtgccaaaatataatatttatacacgAAAATAAAACATTGTAGAAACACTTTTACTGGTTGTTATTCTATATCTACATTTTGTTTCTATGAAACTTTCCCGAGCTTATTATCTACAGTAGACTTACGTTAACCACGATGGAATTTGAGTGAAACATGTCAAAGAAAAAGAATCAAGTGCCAGTTGACTAATAAATTTAAAGGAATAAAGTTAGATACCTTTGGCATAATCCTTGGAGATTCTTAAACCACTACTATCATGTACAAATAAGAAGACAATTGAATGGTCCCGAAAAAGAATATATGTTGATCAGAAAATAGGGGATGTTAGGAAAAATGTAAGATATTTCACGAATTTTACCTTACAG contains:
- the LOC108343801 gene encoding calmodulin-binding transcription activator 1 isoform X2, with the translated sequence MLDQQLEHVVLVHYREIKEGCKSGISPFPVVPVTLVGSSQNSSVLSSTRTKTPISVVQTSFTSSANKVDQNGHSSEYEDVNSKDGPQASSHAQPISNSIIHSSPSFTHEVAGFSELVRNPLISTLSSTFPSYSPGTVFSQRTLAQNSCRNKIYMHDERHHNEGSVESSEADFTVHLLNKAKIDAVNKMQDGVIFRDSHMYIQQVEENLLTVGQVQNEDGLDTFCAQLYDHNDHPIVATTKALVEQKLKDGESKQAETGEIKKLDSFGRWMDKEIGGDCENSLMASDSSNYWSTLGAHNEDKEVSSLQHIQLDMDSLGPSLSQEQLFSIHDFSPEWAYTGVRTKVLIVGTFIGSKKPSSETKWGCMFGEIEVSAEALAGNVIQCQTPLHSSGRVPFYVTCSNRLACSEVREFQFDEHPTKCLGPLGIKISPEVEVRLQIRLLKLVDLGSDNNLLKCSVSGCEKCKLKGIMYSMRGDSGVFKETFQIDGIDHINPRDVLFQRLMRDKLYEWLIYKVHEGGKGSHVLDAEGQGVIHLAAALGYVWAMAPLVAAGISPNFRDNRGRTGLHWASYFGREETVIALVKLGAAPGAVEDPTSALPPGQTAADLASSRGHKGIAGYLAEADLINRLSILTVKENETGNIATTIATDSAFQSVEDDSSNLTIYEQHYLKESLAVFRKSAHAAASILAAFRARSFCQRQLAKSGSDISDSVLDIVADSLSKVQNMYHFEDYLHFAALKIQKRYRGWKGRKDFLKIRNRIVKIQAHIRGHQVQKQYKKVVWSVSIVEKAILRWRRKGAGLRGFRGGQPVGIDEYDFLSVGRRQKSDDVKKALDRVKSMVRNPDARDQYMRLIMKYQNFKIDDRGSTQSRVD
- the LOC108343801 gene encoding calmodulin-binding transcription activator 1 isoform X1 encodes the protein MAETTKFIPNSQLELEEILQEASHRWLRPVEICEILRNYKKFKLTPDPPIRPPAGSVFLFNRKALRYFRKDGHRWRKKKGGKTVREAHEKLKVGSVDVLHCYYAHGEDNENFQRRSFWMLDQQLEHVVLVHYREIKEGCKSGISPFPVVPVTLVGSSQNSSVLSSTRTKTPISVVQTSFTSSANKVDQNGHSSEYEDVNSKDGPQASSHAQPISNSIIHSSPSFTHEVAGFSELVRNPLISTLSSTFPSYSPGTVFSQRTLAQNSCRNKIYMHDERHHNEGSVESSEADFTVHLLNKAKIDAVNKMQDGVIFRDSHMYIQQVEENLLTVGQVQNEDGLDTFCAQLYDHNDHPIVATTKALVEQKLKDGESKQAETGEIKKLDSFGRWMDKEIGGDCENSLMASDSSNYWSTLGAHNEDKEVSSLQHIQLDMDSLGPSLSQEQLFSIHDFSPEWAYTGVRTKVLIVGTFIGSKKPSSETKWGCMFGEIEVSAEALAGNVIQCQTPLHSSGRVPFYVTCSNRLACSEVREFQFDEHPTKCLGPLGIKISPEVEVRLQIRLLKLVDLGSDNNLLKCSVSGCEKCKLKGIMYSMRGDSGVFKETFQIDGIDHINPRDVLFQRLMRDKLYEWLIYKVHEGGKGSHVLDAEGQGVIHLAAALGYVWAMAPLVAAGISPNFRDNRGRTGLHWASYFGREETVIALVKLGAAPGAVEDPTSALPPGQTAADLASSRGHKGIAGYLAEADLINRLSILTVKENETGNIATTIATDSAFQSVEDDSSNLTIYEQHYLKESLAVFRKSAHAAASILAAFRARSFCQRQLAKSGSDISDSVLDIVADSLSKVQNMYHFEDYLHFAALKIQKRYRGWKGRKDFLKIRNRIVKIQAHIRGHQVQKQYKKVVWSVSIVEKAILRWRRKGAGLRGFRGGQPVGIDEYDFLSVGRRQKSDDVKKALDRVKSMVRNPDARDQYMRLIMKYQNFKIDDRGSTQSRVD